A window of Bradyrhizobium sp. AZCC 1610 contains these coding sequences:
- a CDS encoding 2-hydroxychromene-2-carboxylate isomerase: MPVTIDYYMTLTSPFTYLGSAPFAEIAERNGATVNIKPCKFGPIFEQTGGLPLPKRSPQRRAYRMMELKRWREVRGIPINLEPKHFPCDDTAATRLVIAAKLQGRNAHRLSLELARAVWEREETLADPAAISLAAQRAGLDAAELRAGGPSDAELNALHEQYTQEALSAGVFGAPSYVLPSGEIFWGQDRLELLERALKKLAS; the protein is encoded by the coding sequence ATGCCAGTCACCATCGACTACTACATGACGCTCACCTCGCCGTTCACTTACCTCGGCAGCGCGCCGTTCGCCGAGATTGCCGAGCGAAATGGCGCGACCGTCAACATCAAGCCCTGCAAGTTCGGGCCGATCTTCGAGCAGACCGGCGGATTGCCGTTGCCGAAGCGCTCGCCGCAGCGGCGCGCTTACCGGATGATGGAGCTAAAGCGCTGGCGCGAGGTGCGGGGCATTCCGATCAATCTTGAACCGAAGCACTTCCCCTGCGACGACACTGCGGCGACCCGCCTGGTGATCGCGGCCAAGCTGCAAGGCAGGAATGCCCACAGGCTGTCGCTGGAGCTCGCCCGCGCGGTGTGGGAACGTGAGGAAACGCTCGCCGATCCCGCAGCGATCTCGTTGGCCGCCCAGCGCGCCGGCCTCGACGCCGCGGAGCTGCGCGCAGGCGGTCCTTCGGACGCCGAACTCAACGCGCTGCATGAGCAGTATACGCAGGAGGCCCTTAGCGCGGGCGTCTTCGGTGCGCCGAGCTACGTGCTGCCTTCGGGCGAAATCTTCTGGGGCCAGGACCGGCTGGAACTGCTGGAACGTGCTTTGAAGAAGCTGGCGTCTTGA
- a CDS encoding DUF2235 domain-containing protein: MSAIFSGSNPDETQKEWDPERDGHDRFRGGGGGRMPPYKNCKHIILGIDGTWQAAYADMFQSNVHRLNVSLNFEQLSGDRKSQMFLYSAGVGTANESSREFAGLTGEGVREIVLQAYINLVSNYAPGDQIYLFGFSRGAVAARILAALISRSGLLKPDYLSLIEHAWIDFVQDSPRLNYSELRNVATHSNVKVEFLGLWDVVAGPLFSDTERRKYRLKPFLDEVVKKAVHIVSIDERRWSFAPLLWEGCRASQALEQIWLPGIHCDVGGGYQSTFLATTSLLLMIDRVAHHCPELSFDTNYVEGTLLGLIESEDIVINHERVVKERRRKFVQEVNFINSRHPLADLLVGKSIAIRNGPDLYIPAFENGAAMQPMKFAAPYTDRVIQAVKRKFDILS, translated from the coding sequence ATGTCGGCCATATTCAGTGGATCTAATCCTGACGAGACACAAAAGGAATGGGATCCGGAAAGGGATGGGCACGATAGGTTTCGCGGCGGCGGCGGCGGTCGAATGCCGCCGTATAAAAACTGCAAGCACATTATCTTAGGTATCGATGGAACGTGGCAAGCTGCATATGCAGACATGTTTCAAAGCAACGTTCACCGCCTCAACGTTTCACTCAACTTCGAACAGCTCTCTGGTGATCGAAAATCGCAAATGTTTCTCTATTCTGCGGGGGTCGGAACAGCCAACGAAAGCTCCAGAGAATTTGCTGGCCTAACAGGAGAGGGTGTAAGGGAAATCGTACTTCAAGCGTACATTAACTTGGTCTCAAATTACGCGCCAGGCGACCAAATCTACTTGTTCGGGTTCTCGCGAGGGGCAGTCGCCGCCAGAATTCTTGCGGCGCTTATTTCCAGATCTGGGCTATTGAAGCCAGATTATTTGTCTCTGATCGAGCACGCTTGGATCGACTTTGTTCAAGACAGTCCACGGTTGAATTATTCTGAACTGCGCAACGTGGCTACACACTCCAATGTAAAAGTAGAGTTCTTAGGCTTGTGGGACGTTGTGGCGGGGCCTTTGTTTTCCGACACAGAAAGAAGAAAATATCGGCTCAAGCCCTTTCTTGATGAGGTAGTAAAGAAGGCAGTCCATATTGTTTCAATCGATGAGCGGCGCTGGTCTTTTGCTCCGCTACTTTGGGAAGGCTGCAGAGCAAGTCAGGCGCTTGAGCAGATTTGGTTGCCTGGAATTCATTGCGACGTCGGCGGAGGCTACCAGTCAACATTTCTCGCGACAACCAGCCTGTTGCTGATGATCGACAGGGTCGCTCATCATTGCCCCGAACTATCCTTCGATACAAACTATGTAGAAGGAACACTCCTCGGTCTCATTGAGAGTGAGGACATCGTCATAAACCACGAACGAGTTGTGAAAGAACGTAGACGAAAATTCGTTCAAGAGGTGAACTTCATCAATAGCCGCCATCCTTTGGCGGACCTGCTTGTGGGAAAATCTATCGCAATACGGAATGGCCCAGATCTCTATATTCCGGCTTTCGAAAACGGAGCTGCCATGCAGCCCATGAAATTTGCCGCTCCATATACGGATAGGGTAATTCAAGCAGTGAAACGGAAATTCGATATACTTTCATGA
- a CDS encoding MFS transporter has product MQSAERPLPYRRGLIIVATLATAYVASHFFRASNVTIGLDLMRDLAIGPEALGALTGAFFFGFAAMQIPCGFFFDRFGPRYTVVGMLIIASLGGALFTLAPSWPVLLTGRVLMGAGCGVMLIGSMVVISRWFPPDRFSTLTAMVLSIGLLGNLAATTPLAWASEAVGWRPVFGAVVAFTALATIAIWLVVRDAPPGHPFLSRKVEPPGEMLKGLVEVLRNPRLKPILALNFCNYACTFTVQGLWGGAFLREVHGLSPIAAGNVLLSAVIAYQAGMLAFGPLDRRLDTRKGIAIGGTLVIIVLLAVLALFSHPPAWLPVTVIIAMGFFSASSTMVMTHGRGIFPDRLIGRGISTMNTSVMLGVACMQTLSGIIIGAFEPLASGARTEEAYRALFGTLTLVLIVAVAIYSRSQDVKPSEEMRAVGQ; this is encoded by the coding sequence ATGCAGTCCGCCGAGCGGCCTTTGCCCTACCGCCGGGGCCTGATCATCGTCGCGACATTGGCCACCGCCTATGTCGCCAGCCATTTTTTCCGCGCCTCCAACGTCACCATCGGTCTCGACCTGATGCGCGATCTGGCCATCGGGCCGGAAGCCCTGGGGGCGCTGACCGGCGCGTTTTTCTTCGGTTTTGCCGCGATGCAGATTCCCTGCGGCTTCTTCTTCGATCGGTTCGGGCCGCGCTACACCGTGGTCGGCATGCTCATCATAGCCAGCCTCGGCGGCGCCCTGTTCACGCTGGCGCCGAGCTGGCCGGTGCTGCTGACCGGCCGGGTGCTGATGGGCGCCGGCTGCGGCGTGATGCTGATCGGCAGCATGGTGGTGATCTCCCGCTGGTTTCCGCCGGACCGCTTCTCGACGCTGACGGCCATGGTGTTGTCGATCGGCCTGCTCGGCAACCTCGCCGCCACCACGCCGCTCGCCTGGGCGTCGGAGGCGGTCGGCTGGCGCCCGGTGTTCGGCGCCGTCGTCGCCTTCACGGCGCTGGCGACTATCGCGATCTGGCTGGTGGTGCGCGACGCGCCGCCCGGTCATCCCTTCCTGAGCCGCAAGGTGGAGCCGCCCGGCGAGATGCTGAAGGGTTTGGTCGAGGTGCTGCGCAACCCGCGCCTGAAGCCGATCCTGGCGCTGAACTTCTGCAACTATGCCTGCACCTTCACCGTGCAGGGCCTGTGGGGCGGCGCATTCCTGCGCGAGGTGCATGGCTTAAGCCCGATCGCGGCCGGCAACGTCCTGCTCAGCGCCGTGATCGCCTACCAGGCCGGCATGCTCGCCTTCGGCCCGCTCGACCGCCGGCTCGACACCCGCAAGGGTATCGCGATCGGCGGCACGCTGGTGATCATTGTTCTGCTCGCGGTCCTGGCGCTGTTTTCTCACCCGCCGGCCTGGCTGCCGGTCACCGTCATCATCGCCATGGGCTTCTTCAGTGCCTCCAGCACGATGGTGATGACGCACGGCCGCGGCATCTTCCCCGATCGGCTGATCGGGCGCGGCATCTCGACCATGAACACATCAGTCATGCTCGGCGTCGCCTGCATGCAGACGCTGTCCGGAATCATCATCGGCGCGTTCGAACCGCTGGCCAGCGGCGCGCGGACGGAAGAGGCTTACCGCGCCCTGTTCGGCACATTGACGCTGGTCCTGATCGTTGCTGTCGCGATCTACAGCAGATCGCAGGATGTGAAGCCGAGTGAGGAGATGCGGGCGGTGGGGCAGTAG
- a CDS encoding DUF808 domain-containing protein, with the protein MSIGLIGLLDDVAGIAKVAAASLDDVASQAAKAGAKAAGVVIDDTAVTPGYVIGFEPKRELSIVGKIAAGSLRNKLLILLPAALVLSYFLPWTITPLLMVGGAYLCYEGVEKVLEAVMPHQAHQHEAQLGTVALNAQSVEDEKVASAIKTDFILSAEIMAITLAALPAGSIWKQALVLAVVAIGITVAVYGVVALIVKADDVGVALARSDRASAMGRALGRGIVRGMPVLLTILGVVGTAAMIWVGGGIILHGVEVYGPPAIGHVVKSAAEAVAHAIPPLAAILEWAVEAAISGVIGLLVGAASIPVVGFIFAPAWKSLKRFLHRRQSTSAQ; encoded by the coding sequence ATGAGTATCGGGCTGATCGGCCTTCTCGATGATGTCGCCGGTATCGCGAAGGTAGCTGCAGCGTCGCTCGATGATGTGGCCAGCCAGGCTGCGAAAGCGGGCGCGAAGGCGGCAGGTGTCGTCATCGACGATACCGCGGTCACGCCCGGTTACGTGATCGGGTTCGAGCCGAAGCGCGAACTTTCCATTGTAGGGAAGATCGCCGCGGGATCGCTGCGTAACAAGCTGTTGATCCTGCTGCCGGCTGCCTTGGTGCTGAGCTACTTCCTCCCCTGGACGATTACGCCGCTGCTGATGGTGGGCGGTGCCTACCTTTGCTACGAAGGGGTGGAGAAGGTGCTGGAAGCGGTTATGCCCCATCAGGCGCACCAGCACGAAGCCCAGCTCGGCACGGTCGCATTGAACGCGCAGTCGGTTGAGGATGAAAAGGTCGCCAGTGCGATCAAGACCGACTTCATCCTCTCGGCCGAGATCATGGCGATCACGCTGGCGGCCCTCCCCGCAGGGAGCATCTGGAAGCAGGCGCTTGTGCTGGCGGTCGTGGCAATCGGAATCACCGTCGCCGTGTATGGCGTGGTCGCCCTGATCGTGAAAGCCGACGATGTCGGTGTGGCGCTGGCGCGGAGCGATCGCGCCTCGGCCATGGGCCGCGCGCTTGGACGCGGCATCGTTCGCGGCATGCCGGTGCTTCTGACGATTCTCGGCGTGGTCGGCACTGCCGCCATGATCTGGGTTGGCGGCGGCATTATTCTGCATGGCGTCGAGGTCTACGGTCCGCCGGCAATCGGCCACGTCGTCAAGTCCGCAGCCGAGGCTGTGGCCCACGCAATCCCGCCGCTTGCCGCGATCCTCGAATGGGCGGTCGAGGCAGCCATATCCGGCGTGATAGGCCTGCTGGTCGGCGCCGCATCGATTCCGGTCGTCGGATTTATCTTCGCGCCTGCATGGAAATCGCTGAAGCGCTTTCTGCACCGCCGTCAGAGTACGTCCGCTCAGTGA
- a CDS encoding response regulator, whose translation MSRSQLVAEHLPLLRRYARALTGNQASGDAYVAAMLEALLQDGSLLDERHGPRAGLFKLFTQIWNSVSLNDNPDVTTLALPPERRLSNITPLPRQAFLLLSLEGFSEEEVAFILNTDIAETRALTDAAGREMAAEIATDVLIIEDETFIAMDLESLVKNLGHNVIGVARTHADAVALAKNKKPGLILADIQLADGSSGLDAVNELLKVFEVPVVFITAYPERFLTGERPEPAFLISKPFQPAMVSAVASQALFFQRNSRNRAPRAATG comes from the coding sequence ATGTCCCGATCACAGCTCGTTGCTGAACATCTGCCGCTGTTGCGGCGCTATGCCCGTGCGCTGACCGGAAACCAGGCCTCGGGCGATGCCTATGTGGCCGCCATGCTGGAAGCCCTGCTGCAGGATGGCTCGCTGCTGGACGAACGGCACGGCCCGCGCGCCGGGCTGTTCAAGCTTTTCACCCAGATCTGGAATTCGGTGTCGCTCAACGACAACCCTGATGTCACGACGCTGGCGCTGCCACCGGAGCGCAGGTTGTCGAACATCACGCCGCTGCCGCGGCAGGCATTCCTGCTGCTCTCGCTCGAAGGCTTCTCCGAGGAGGAGGTGGCGTTCATTCTCAATACCGACATCGCCGAAACCCGCGCGTTGACGGATGCCGCCGGCCGCGAGATGGCGGCGGAAATCGCCACCGACGTCTTGATCATCGAGGACGAGACCTTCATCGCGATGGATCTCGAGAGCCTGGTGAAGAACCTCGGTCACAACGTGATCGGCGTCGCCCGCACCCATGCCGATGCGGTGGCGCTGGCCAAGAACAAGAAGCCCGGCCTGATCCTCGCCGACATCCAGCTCGCCGACGGTTCGTCGGGCCTGGATGCGGTCAACGAGCTGTTGAAGGTGTTCGAGGTGCCGGTGGTGTTCATCACCGCCTATCCCGAGCGCTTCCTGACCGGCGAACGCCCCGAGCCCGCGTTCCTGATCTCGAAGCCGTTCCAGCCCGCGATGGTCTCCGCGGTCGCGAGCCAGGCGCTGTTCTTCCAGCGCAACTCGCGCAACCGCGCACCGCGGGCGGCCACTGGCTGA
- a CDS encoding NepR family anti-sigma factor: MKEVKKQGGLNAEIQSRIGHQLRAMYDDVVRQGVPDRFAELIRKLDGPEAAAAQIDETAKTDGRD, from the coding sequence ATGAAGGAAGTAAAAAAGCAGGGCGGGCTCAATGCCGAGATTCAATCCAGGATCGGGCACCAGCTCCGCGCCATGTACGACGACGTGGTCCGACAAGGCGTGCCGGACCGCTTTGCAGAGCTGATCCGGAAGCTCGACGGGCCCGAAGCGGCGGCGGCCCAGATCGACGAAACAGCAAAAACTGACGGGAGGGACTAA
- a CDS encoding sigma-70 family RNA polymerase sigma factor, whose product MPLTDSLRDDILASVPSLRAFAISLSGNGDRADDLVQETLLRAIANIDSFQPGSNLPAWLFTILRNLFRSDYRKRRREVEDAEGNYAKTLKTQPAQNAHLEFEEFRNALDKLPQDQREALILVGASGFSYEDAAAICGCAVGTIKSRVNRARSKLSALLYVDGAEDFGPDETVRAVIGGNGG is encoded by the coding sequence ATGCCTCTCACCGACTCTCTTCGCGACGACATTTTGGCGTCGGTACCCAGCCTGCGCGCGTTCGCGATCTCGCTGTCAGGCAATGGCGACCGTGCGGACGATCTGGTTCAGGAAACGTTGCTGCGCGCCATTGCCAACATCGACTCGTTCCAGCCCGGCTCGAACCTGCCGGCGTGGCTGTTCACCATCCTGCGCAACCTGTTTCGCTCCGACTACCGGAAGCGGCGGCGCGAGGTGGAGGACGCCGAGGGCAATTACGCGAAAACTCTGAAGACCCAGCCGGCGCAAAATGCGCATCTGGAGTTCGAGGAGTTTCGCAACGCGCTTGACAAGCTGCCGCAGGACCAGCGCGAAGCGTTGATTCTTGTCGGCGCCTCCGGCTTCTCCTACGAGGATGCCGCCGCCATCTGCGGCTGCGCAGTCGGCACCATCAAGAGCCGCGTCAACCGCGCACGCTCGAAACTGTCGGCGCTGCTCTATGTCGATGGCGCCGAGGATTTCGGACCCGACGAGACCGTGCGCGCGGTGATCGGCGGCAATGGCGGGTGA
- a CDS encoding CHASE domain-containing protein gives MVRLGFIIGFIALIGVLLSGLAAYRVHEQELAIDGIALSRAIDVHASLVQDRLTERELLARVASGLFRAPSAVKANMLQPLRSAIYAFKTDFVIANWIARLKPGDRAAAQAELKGAGFTNPTIRDFDDRPLDIKTIDKPLDVLMDLEPRSADTLGFPGRAYDRHSVIGPMLAQAAAAGKPVASDPIPLLRQNGPIGLVLASAILKDGTADPVGFVTFSYELAPLMLTNDDRSLFSVVLKDPNDASDEYVANDQGVISLREVKQGDPLPSVVRTVTFGGRDWSLGYYAKNNAAQRAQQTAIVVAAIGFALTGIVCGLFGYVAYNNLRLSREIQVRIGFERRLTAVIDELNHRVKNILAVIQSIVTRTLRHGSDMDVSRELLIGRIHAMSNVVTLLSESQWQGVKLRGLFESRAIPHADRIVVNGPDISVSARAAQSLSLLFFELASHSDEGLSLVGKHPHIVANWEVTGEEPDAVFHFRWEEFNTSAATRREDSDFGLILLDRVAPEAMGGTAKRYFTEVSYVYELTAPMETVVDMTERDRTEQISAPVR, from the coding sequence GTGGTTCGGCTGGGCTTCATTATCGGCTTTATCGCGCTGATCGGAGTTCTGCTCTCCGGTCTCGCGGCCTATCGCGTTCACGAACAGGAGCTGGCGATCGACGGCATCGCGCTGTCCCGCGCCATCGACGTTCATGCCAGCCTGGTGCAGGACCGGTTGACTGAGCGCGAACTGCTCGCCCGCGTTGCATCCGGATTGTTTCGCGCGCCGTCGGCGGTGAAGGCCAATATGCTGCAGCCGCTACGGTCGGCGATCTATGCGTTCAAGACCGATTTCGTGATCGCGAACTGGATCGCGCGCCTCAAGCCGGGCGATCGGGCCGCGGCGCAGGCAGAGCTGAAGGGCGCCGGTTTCACCAACCCGACGATCAGGGATTTCGACGACCGGCCGCTCGACATCAAGACGATCGACAAGCCACTCGACGTCCTGATGGACCTCGAGCCGCGCAGCGCGGATACGCTGGGCTTTCCGGGCCGCGCCTACGATCGCCATTCGGTGATCGGGCCGATGCTGGCGCAGGCAGCCGCCGCCGGCAAGCCGGTGGCGTCGGACCCGATTCCGCTATTGCGGCAGAACGGGCCGATCGGCCTCGTGCTTGCGTCTGCCATTCTGAAGGATGGCACGGCGGATCCCGTGGGCTTCGTCACGTTCTCCTACGAGCTGGCGCCGTTGATGCTGACCAATGACGACCGCTCGCTGTTTTCGGTGGTGCTGAAGGACCCCAATGACGCCAGCGACGAATATGTCGCCAACGACCAGGGCGTGATCTCCTTGCGCGAGGTCAAGCAGGGCGATCCGTTGCCGTCGGTGGTGCGGACGGTGACATTCGGCGGTCGCGACTGGTCGCTCGGCTACTATGCCAAGAACAACGCCGCACAGCGCGCGCAGCAGACGGCGATCGTCGTGGCGGCCATCGGCTTCGCGCTCACCGGCATCGTCTGCGGCCTGTTCGGCTATGTCGCCTACAACAATCTGCGGCTCAGCCGCGAGATCCAGGTCCGGATCGGTTTCGAGCGGCGGCTGACCGCCGTCATCGACGAGCTCAACCACCGGGTCAAGAACATCCTCGCCGTGATCCAGTCGATCGTGACGCGCACGCTGCGCCACGGCTCCGACATGGACGTGTCGCGCGAGCTACTGATCGGCCGCATCCATGCGATGTCGAACGTGGTGACGCTGCTCAGCGAAAGCCAGTGGCAGGGCGTCAAGCTCAGGGGCTTGTTCGAATCGCGCGCGATTCCGCACGCCGACCGCATCGTGGTCAACGGTCCGGATATCTCCGTCAGCGCGCGGGCCGCGCAGTCGCTGTCGCTGTTGTTCTTCGAACTGGCGTCGCATTCCGACGAGGGCCTGTCGCTGGTCGGCAAGCACCCGCACATCGTCGCCAACTGGGAAGTCACCGGCGAGGAGCCGGATGCGGTCTTTCATTTTCGCTGGGAAGAGTTCAACACCAGCGCGGCGACGCGGCGGGAAGACAGTGATTTCGGCCTCATCCTGCTCGACCGCGTCGCGCCGGAAGCGATGGGCGGCACCGCGAAGCGCTATTTCACCGAAGTGAGTTACGTCTACGAACTCACCGCGCCGATGGAAACCGTCGTTGACATGACCGAGCGCGATCGCACCGAGCAGATTTCCGCGCCGGTGCGGTAG
- the ureG gene encoding urease accessory protein UreG, whose translation MSNSHGPLRIGVGGPVGSGKTALMDLLCKSMRERYDIAAITNDIYTKWDAEFLVRSGSLTPDRIAGVETGGCPHTAIREDASMNLAAVADMRAKFPDLDLVLIESGGDNLAATFSPELADLTIYVIDVAAGDKIPSKGGPGITRSDLLVINKIDLAPHVGASLEKMETDAKRMRGERPFVMTNLKKSEGLDRIIGFIETKGGLRPAAKAKAG comes from the coding sequence ATGTCTAACTCTCATGGTCCCCTCCGCATCGGCGTCGGCGGTCCCGTCGGCTCCGGCAAGACCGCGCTGATGGACCTGCTCTGCAAGTCGATGCGGGAGCGCTACGACATCGCCGCGATCACCAACGACATCTACACCAAATGGGATGCGGAGTTCCTGGTGCGCTCGGGCTCGCTGACGCCGGACCGCATTGCCGGCGTCGAGACCGGCGGCTGCCCGCACACCGCGATCCGCGAGGACGCCTCGATGAATCTCGCAGCCGTGGCCGACATGCGCGCGAAATTTCCCGATCTCGACCTGGTGCTGATCGAATCCGGCGGCGACAATCTCGCCGCGACGTTTTCGCCCGAACTCGCCGATCTCACGATCTACGTGATCGACGTCGCCGCCGGCGACAAGATCCCCTCCAAGGGCGGGCCGGGCATCACCCGCTCGGACCTGCTGGTGATCAACAAGATCGACCTCGCGCCGCATGTCGGCGCGTCGCTCGAGAAGATGGAAACCGACGCGAAAAGGATGCGGGGCGAGCGGCCGTTCGTGATGACCAATCTGAAGAAGAGCGAGGGGCTCGATCGCATCATCGGCTTCATCGAGACCAAGGGCGGCCTGCGCCCGGCGGCGAAGGCCAAAGCCGGGTAG
- a CDS encoding urease accessory protein UreF gives MLMTTSEPAPADASSGMNADEAAALYRLMTWLSPSFPVGAFSYSSGIEWAVEAGDVTDAASLRDWLAAMLNEGSGFCDAVFLAQAHRAASAQDGAALREIAELAAAFVPSRERQLETSTQGRAFVEIARSAWACDGLDGMVAACDGSMVYPVAVGLVSAAHAVPLAPAMHAFLHAVVSNWISAGARLVPLGQTDSQRILASLEADVAATAKRALEASLDDLGSATFRADLASLRHETQYTRLFRS, from the coding sequence ATGCTCATGACCACAAGTGAGCCCGCGCCGGCCGACGCGAGCAGCGGAATGAATGCGGATGAGGCGGCGGCGCTGTACCGGCTGATGACCTGGCTGTCGCCATCCTTTCCGGTCGGCGCGTTTTCCTATTCCAGCGGCATCGAATGGGCGGTGGAGGCGGGTGACGTCACGGACGCCGCATCGCTGCGCGACTGGCTGGCCGCGATGCTCAATGAGGGCTCCGGCTTCTGCGACGCGGTGTTTTTGGCGCAGGCGCATCGCGCCGCATCCGCGCAAGACGGCGCCGCCTTGCGCGAGATTGCCGAACTCGCGGCTGCCTTCGTGCCCTCGCGCGAGCGCCAGCTCGAGACCTCGACGCAGGGCCGCGCCTTCGTCGAGATCGCACGGTCAGCCTGGGCCTGCGACGGGCTCGACGGCATGGTCGCCGCTTGCGACGGCAGTATGGTTTATCCCGTCGCGGTAGGCCTCGTCAGCGCGGCTCACGCCGTTCCGCTTGCGCCGGCGATGCACGCCTTCCTGCATGCCGTGGTGTCGAACTGGATTTCCGCCGGCGCGCGGCTGGTCCCGCTCGGACAAACCGACAGCCAGCGCATTCTCGCAAGCCTCGAAGCCGATGTGGCGGCCACCGCGAAGCGCGCGCTGGAGGCATCGCTCGACGATCTCGGCAGCGCCACCTTCCGCGCCGACCTCGCCAGCCTGCGCCACGAGACGCAGTATACGCGGTTGTTCCGGTCATGA
- the ureE gene encoding urease accessory protein UreE has translation MIRATKVLGQHRWTQAAADTVVLDFDDRHRRRMAMTATRGLEFLLDLENAVALRGGDALVLEDGRLIEVVAAAEPLIEIRGADPLHLVRIAWHLGNRHLPTQIMPKGLRIRRDHVIEAMVKGLGARIIEIEAPFDPEGGAYAQAAHDHAAHDHGHHHHGDHDHHHHDDHHHHDEHCDHDHHHDDHSHAHDHK, from the coding sequence ATGATCCGCGCCACAAAAGTCCTGGGCCAGCACCGCTGGACGCAAGCCGCGGCCGACACCGTCGTGCTCGATTTCGACGACCGGCACCGGCGGCGGATGGCGATGACTGCTACTCGCGGGCTGGAGTTTCTGCTCGATCTGGAAAACGCAGTCGCGCTGCGCGGCGGCGACGCGCTGGTGCTGGAGGATGGCCGGCTGATCGAGGTGGTCGCGGCTGCAGAGCCCTTGATCGAGATCAGGGGCGCCGATCCGCTGCACCTGGTTCGCATCGCCTGGCATCTCGGCAACCGCCATTTGCCGACGCAGATCATGCCAAAAGGCCTGCGCATTCGCCGCGATCACGTCATCGAGGCGATGGTGAAGGGATTGGGCGCGCGCATCATCGAGATCGAGGCGCCGTTCGATCCCGAGGGCGGGGCGTATGCGCAGGCGGCTCATGATCATGCCGCGCATGATCATGGCCACCATCACCACGGTGATCACGATCACCATCACCATGACGATCACCATCACCACGACGAACATTGCGACCACGATCATCACCACGACGATCACTCCCATGCTCATGACCACAAGTGA
- a CDS encoding putative quinol monooxygenase: MIYVIATTPMKPENKDDFIKGHKACTAETLKEKGCISYDGHVSVNDPNLYVVVERWETRDDLNAHGRAPHMKVWREYSSQMKTAPTVIEIISDGKVEKF; encoded by the coding sequence ATGATCTACGTCATCGCCACCACGCCGATGAAGCCGGAAAACAAGGACGACTTCATCAAGGGGCACAAGGCCTGTACCGCCGAAACGCTCAAGGAGAAGGGCTGTATCTCCTATGACGGCCATGTCAGCGTGAACGATCCCAATCTGTATGTGGTGGTGGAGCGTTGGGAAACCCGCGACGACCTCAATGCGCATGGCCGCGCGCCCCATATGAAGGTGTGGCGGGAGTATTCCTCGCAGATGAAAACGGCACCGACGGTGATCGAGATCATCAGCGACGGCAAGGTGGAGAAATTCTGA
- a CDS encoding putative quinol monooxygenase, which translates to MIYVVATLTVKPETRAEFIAAATACIKETRKEPGNIAYDLHESVTDPTKMVFVEQWENAEALVPHRGAEHMKTFGRVAVKCMSAPPKIEVITPEKVDVR; encoded by the coding sequence GTGATTTACGTCGTTGCCACGCTGACCGTGAAGCCCGAAACACGCGCCGAATTCATCGCGGCCGCCACCGCCTGCATCAAGGAAACCCGGAAAGAGCCGGGCAACATCGCTTATGACCTGCACGAAAGCGTCACCGATCCCACGAAAATGGTGTTCGTCGAGCAGTGGGAAAATGCCGAGGCGCTGGTGCCGCATCGCGGTGCCGAGCACATGAAGACCTTCGGCCGCGTCGCCGTGAAATGCATGTCGGCGCCGCCGAAGATCGAAGTGATCACACCGGAAAAGGTCGACGTTCGCTAA